Within the Gossypium raimondii isolate GPD5lz chromosome 12, ASM2569854v1, whole genome shotgun sequence genome, the region tttagaGATTTGGGATGTACAATTATTGTAACTCCTTTTACGAGTTATAGTCATTTAAGTAACTAGCCACTTACAAGGATTCAAATTTTAGACTGCAAATACACCATGTTTTCAGCCTTTTCTTGCTTGGGATCTCCCCAAGGCCCAAGGCTCCTACTTGTCTCATCCAATTAACTTCATCATCAGGATCTCATGCCAAAAACCCTGACTTCCAAATTTCTTAAACTCAGCCATCAAACGGTCAAAAAGTACTAATAAaagtgtttttctaaaaatatgtcACTAATCTGAGAAAGTAATTGtaatgtcaaaattaaatttattgatttagaGCGTTACTTAAGTAAAAAGAAAGTAACTATCATTACAAATTCCGCCCAACACTCATACTTTTAACCGTTTGACCGCTGATTTCAAGTCAAAGAAGGTTTAATACAATTTCAGGGTTGTAAAGAGTAAAGAAAACAATGAAGACCCAAACTAAATCCCATATACAATCTAGTTCACCATGGaaatatgttaataaaaatacacgatctataaaaaaatgaaacttgTATGTATTAATTGCAAGTTATtggatattaaaatattaattaaaagaagtGAAATTTGAGAGTCACCGACATACCGTGAATAAGAGAGAAGAGGCTTCCATTGGGGAAATAGTCATATACGAGCAAGCGTTCCTCTTTGGCTTGGAAATAAGCTCTAAGTGGGACCAAGTTTGGGTGCTTGAGCCGTCCTATCAAATCCACGTGTCGCTTGAACTCCTCTAACCTTGGATATCTCGCATCTTTCAACCTCTTGACGGTCACGATGAACCCTGATTCCATCACCGCTTTATACGTACTCCCCATCGTACCCCTCCCCAATGTCTCCGCCGATGCCTTCAGCAAATCCTCTAAGCTGTAATTCATTTGCTGATCACCTGTTCCCAAGAACACAAGACTCCCTAGACCCTCAGCCTCCCAAAACCCCCCTTGTTTCCCACTATTATTACCTCTCATGCCACCACTCCCTCCGCCGCCGCCGCCATCCAACGCCTCCCCTCCTCCTTCAACCCCTTCAACGCTAACAACCCCTTTGCTTTTAACATCATTTTCCTTACCCTTTCCTCGCCTCCTTTTGCTAATAAAACGCACCAAAAACACACTGATAAGTAGCAGCGCTAACCCACCTATACAACTAACTATTACGATCTTGATCAACCTGCTATGGTTTTTCGATGTGGGATTTGAACTCGAATTGGGATAAATTGGACTCATTGCTGGCCCCAAATTGATCGTTCGACATGGGCTTCCAATCTGTTCGCCGCAAAGATCGATATTACCAGAAAATGAAGACAGGTTGAACCTAACCAGAGCTGGGGTCACAGGGATTTGACCATGGAGTTGGTTATTTGAAACATTGAAGAATCTAAGACTGGTTTGGTTCAAAGCTGGGAGTGTACCATTGAAGCTATTGTCTTGTAAGTAAAGAGTGTACAATCGTTTGAGCTTGAGTAAAGAAGCAGGAATCTGACCAGTGATTTGATTTCCAGACAGAACTATGATTTTCAAACGATGTAAGCTTGTAATGGACTCTGGGAATTCACCGGTGAAGTTGTTGTCGTTGAGATAAAGTGATTTGAGGTTGAGTAGGCCAGAAAGGTCAGGTATTTGACCTGAAAGGGAGTTGTTTTTGAAACTCAGAACCCGAAGTTGATCTAACTGGTTCAAGCTTTGTTCATCTAAAGGGCCACTCAAGCTTAGGTGTTCTAAAACAAGTTTTGTAACTCTTCCATTCATGCATTCCTTGATTCCTTCCCATGCACACACATTGGTTCCTTTCCATGGCAATGAGTTGAAAGGGTCGACGGATGATTTCAGGGTTAAAAGCGCCTCTGCATCCCCTGATCTGACAAGTGGAATAAGAGAAAGGAGAGAGATGAAgatggagaagaaaagaaagcagTACCTTGAAACAATGGGTTCCATTCTTTGAGCCTGTGATTTTCGAAAATACTCTTTGGATCTTTCAAATCATCACCGCTAAACAATGCAA harbors:
- the LOC105764406 gene encoding inactive leucine-rich repeat receptor-like serine/threonine-protein kinase At1g60630, with the translated sequence MEPIVSRYCFLFFSIFISLLSLIPLVRSGDAEALLTLKSSVDPFNSLPWKGTNVCAWEGIKECMNGRVTKLVLEHLSLSGPLDEQSLNQLDQLRVLSFKNNSLSGQIPDLSGLLNLKSLYLNDNNFTGEFPESITSLHRLKIIVLSGNQITGQIPASLLKLKRLYTLYLQDNSFNGTLPALNQTSLRFFNVSNNQLHGQIPVTPALVRFNLSSFSGNIDLCGEQIGSPCRTINLGPAMSPIYPNSSSNPTSKNHSRLIKIVIVSCIGGLALLLISVFLVRFISKRRRGKGKENDVKSKGVVSVEGVEGGGEALDGGGGGGSGGMRGNNSGKQGGFWEAEGLGSLVFLGTGDQQMNYSLEDLLKASAETLGRGTMGSTYKAVMESGFIVTVKRLKDARYPRLEEFKRHVDLIGRLKHPNLVPLRAYFQAKEERLLVYDYFPNGSLFSLIHGTRTCGGGKPLHWTSCLKIAEDLATGLLYIHQNPGLTHGNLKSSNVLLGPDFESCLTDYGLTIFRDPDSVQEPGAATFFYRAPECRDIRKSSTQPADVYSFGVLLLELLTGKTPFQDLVQEHGSDIPRWVKSVREEETESGDDPNSGNEASEGKLQALLNIAMACVAIAPDNRPAMREVLKMIRDVRAEAQVSSNSSDHSPGRWSDTVQSLPRDEHLSI